A single Klebsiella variicola DNA region contains:
- the glnA gene encoding glutamate--ammonia ligase, translating to MSAEHVLTMLNEHEVKFVDLRFTDTKGKEQHVTIPSHQVNAEFFEEGKMFDGSSIGGWKGINESDMVLMPDASTAVIDPFYEEPTLIIRCDILEPGTLQGYDRDPRSIAKRAEEYLRATGIADTVLFGPEPEFFLFDDIRFGASISGSHVAIDDIEGAWNSSTKYEGGNKGHRPGVKGGYFPVPPVDSSQDIRSTMCMIMEEMGLVVEAHHHEVATAGQNEVATRFNTMTKKADEIQIYKYVVHNVAHRFGKTATFMPKPMFGDNGSGMHCHMSLAKNGTNLFSGDKYAGLSEQALFYIGGVIKHAKAINALANPTTNSYKRLVPGYEAPVMLAYSARNRSASIRIPVVTSPKARRIEVRFPDPAANPYLCFAALLMAGLDGIKNKIHPGEAMDKNLYDLPPEEAKEIPQVAGSLEEALQALDADREFLTAGGVFTNDAIDAYIALRLEENDRVRMTPHPVEFELYYSV from the coding sequence ATGTCCGCTGAACACGTTTTGACGATGCTGAACGAGCACGAAGTGAAGTTTGTCGATCTGCGCTTCACCGATACCAAAGGTAAAGAACAGCACGTCACGATTCCGTCTCATCAGGTAAATGCCGAATTCTTCGAAGAAGGCAAAATGTTTGATGGCTCCTCGATCGGTGGCTGGAAAGGTATCAACGAATCTGACATGGTCCTGATGCCGGACGCTTCCACCGCGGTCATTGACCCGTTCTACGAAGAACCGACCCTGATCATCCGCTGCGATATCCTCGAGCCAGGCACCCTGCAGGGCTATGACCGTGACCCGCGCTCCATCGCGAAACGCGCTGAAGAGTACCTGCGCGCCACCGGCATCGCTGACACCGTCCTGTTCGGGCCAGAACCAGAATTCTTCCTGTTCGACGACATCCGTTTTGGCGCCTCTATCTCCGGCTCCCATGTCGCGATCGATGACATCGAAGGTGCGTGGAACTCCTCCACCAAATACGAAGGCGGTAACAAAGGTCACCGTCCGGGCGTGAAAGGGGGTTACTTCCCGGTTCCGCCAGTAGACTCTTCTCAGGATATCCGTTCCACCATGTGTATGATCATGGAAGAGATGGGCCTGGTTGTTGAAGCTCACCACCACGAAGTGGCTACCGCAGGTCAGAACGAAGTGGCAACCCGCTTCAACACCATGACCAAAAAAGCGGACGAAATTCAGATTTACAAATACGTTGTTCACAACGTCGCTCACCGCTTCGGTAAAACCGCGACCTTTATGCCGAAACCAATGTTCGGCGATAACGGCTCCGGCATGCACTGCCATATGTCTCTGGCGAAAAACGGGACTAACCTGTTCTCCGGCGACAAATACGCAGGTCTGTCTGAGCAGGCGCTGTTCTACATCGGCGGCGTAATCAAACACGCTAAAGCTATCAACGCCCTGGCGAACCCGACCACCAACTCCTACAAGCGTCTGGTCCCGGGTTACGAAGCGCCGGTTATGCTGGCTTACTCTGCGCGTAACCGCTCTGCCTCCATCCGTATTCCGGTGGTGACCTCTCCGAAAGCGCGTCGTATCGAAGTGCGCTTCCCGGACCCGGCTGCCAACCCGTACCTGTGCTTTGCGGCGCTGCTGATGGCTGGCCTTGATGGTATCAAGAACAAAATCCATCCGGGCGAAGCAATGGACAAAAACCTGTATGACCTGCCGCCGGAAGAAGCGAAAGAGATCCCGCAGGTTGCAGGCTCTCTGGAAGAAGCCCTGCAGGCCCTGGATGCTGACCGCGAGTTCCTGACGGCTGGCGGCGTGTTCACCAATGACGCTATCGATGCTTACATCGCCCTGCGTCTGGAAGAGAACGACCGCGTACGCATGACTCCGCATCCGGTTGAGTTCGAACTGTACTACAGCGTCTAA
- the glnL gene encoding nitrogen regulation protein NR(II): MATGTLPDAGQILNSLINSILLVDDDLAVHFANPAAQQLLAQSSRKLFGTPLPELLSYFSLNIGLMQESLQAGQGFTDNEVTLVIDGRSHILSLTAQRLPEGFILLEMAPMDNQRRLSQEQLQHAQQVAARDLVRGLAHEIKNPLGGLRGAAQLLSKALPDPALTEYTKVIIEQADRLRNLVDRLLGPQHPGMHVTESIHKVAERVVKLVSMELPDNVKLIRDYDPSLPELPHDPDQIEQVLLNIVRNALQALGPEGGEIVLRTRTAFQLTLHGVRYRLAARIDVEDNGPGIPPHLQDTLFYPMVSGREGGTGLGLSIARSLIDQHSGKIEFTSWPGHTEFSVYLPIRK; encoded by the coding sequence ATGGCAACAGGCACACTGCCCGATGCTGGGCAGATCCTCAACTCTCTTATCAACAGTATCTTACTGGTCGATGATGACCTGGCGGTGCACTTTGCCAATCCTGCGGCGCAGCAGCTGCTGGCGCAAAGTTCACGCAAGCTGTTTGGCACCCCGTTACCTGAGCTGTTGAGCTATTTTTCGTTGAATATCGGGCTGATGCAGGAGAGCCTGCAGGCGGGCCAGGGGTTTACCGATAACGAAGTCACGCTGGTTATTGATGGCCGCTCGCACATCCTGTCGCTGACCGCCCAGCGGCTGCCGGAAGGCTTTATTCTGCTGGAAATGGCGCCGATGGATAACCAGCGCCGCCTGAGCCAGGAGCAGCTGCAGCACGCGCAGCAGGTCGCCGCCCGCGATCTGGTCCGCGGCCTGGCACATGAGATAAAAAATCCGTTAGGCGGCCTGCGCGGCGCGGCACAGCTGCTCAGCAAAGCCCTGCCCGACCCGGCGCTAACGGAATATACCAAAGTGATCATCGAGCAGGCTGACCGGCTGAGAAATCTGGTCGATCGCCTGCTTGGGCCACAGCATCCGGGCATGCACGTTACTGAAAGTATCCATAAAGTCGCCGAGCGGGTAGTGAAACTGGTCTCCATGGAGTTACCGGACAACGTGAAGTTAATCCGTGATTACGACCCCAGCCTACCAGAGCTGCCCCACGACCCGGATCAAATTGAACAGGTGTTGCTGAACATCGTCCGTAATGCGCTGCAGGCGCTGGGGCCGGAAGGGGGCGAAATTGTTCTCCGCACCCGCACCGCTTTCCAGCTGACGCTGCACGGGGTGCGTTATCGCCTCGCCGCACGTATTGACGTTGAAGATAATGGCCCGGGTATTCCGCCCCATCTCCAGGATACGCTGTTTTATCCGATGGTCAGCGGCCGCGAAGGCGGTACCGGCCTGGGCTTATCTATCGCCCGCAGCCTTATCGATCAGCACTCCGGCAAAATTGAATTCACCAGCTGGCCGGGTCATACCGAATTTTCGGTATACCTGCCTATTCGGAAGTAG
- the glnG gene encoding nitrogen regulation protein NR(I), which yields MQRGIAWIVDDDSSIRWVLERALTGAGLSCTTFESGNEVLDALTTKTPDVLLSDIRMPGMDGLALLKQIKQRHPMLPVIIMTAHSDLDAAVSAYQQGAFDYLPKPFDIDEAVALVDRAISHYQEQQQPRNAPISSPTADIIGEAPAMQDVFRIIGRLSRSSISVLINGESGTGKELVAHALHRHSPRSKAPFIALNMAAIPKDLIESELFGHEKGAFTGANTVRQGRFEQADGGTLFLDEIGDMPLDVQTRLLRVLADGQFYRVGGYAPVKVDVRIIAATHQNLEQRVQEGKFREDLFHRLNVIRVHLPPLRERREDIPRLARHFLQIAARELGVEAKQLHPETETALTRLAWPGNVRQLENTCRWLTVMAAGQEVLTQDLPSELFETTVPDSPTQMQPDSWATLLGQWADRALRSGHQNLLSEAQPEMERTLLTTALRHTQGHKQEAARLLGWGRNTLTRKLKELGME from the coding sequence ATGCAACGAGGGATAGCCTGGATCGTTGATGACGATAGCTCCATCCGCTGGGTGCTTGAACGCGCGCTCACCGGAGCCGGCTTGAGCTGCACAACGTTCGAAAGCGGCAATGAGGTGCTAGATGCCCTCACCACCAAAACCCCGGATGTACTGCTGTCAGATATCCGTATGCCGGGAATGGATGGTCTGGCGCTGCTCAAACAGATTAAGCAGCGTCATCCAATGCTTCCGGTCATCATAATGACCGCACATTCCGATCTGGACGCCGCGGTCAGCGCTTATCAGCAAGGCGCGTTTGATTATCTGCCCAAACCTTTTGATATTGATGAAGCCGTCGCCCTGGTCGACCGGGCGATAAGCCACTACCAGGAGCAGCAACAGCCGCGAAATGCGCCAATAAGCAGCCCAACTGCCGACATCATCGGCGAAGCGCCGGCAATGCAGGATGTCTTTCGCATTATTGGCCGTTTGTCGCGATCATCCATCAGCGTGCTGATTAATGGCGAATCCGGTACCGGTAAAGAGCTCGTCGCTCACGCCCTGCATCGTCATAGTCCACGTTCAAAAGCGCCGTTTATCGCACTGAATATGGCGGCAATACCCAAAGACCTGATTGAGTCCGAGCTGTTCGGGCATGAAAAAGGGGCCTTTACCGGCGCCAATACCGTCCGCCAGGGACGCTTCGAACAGGCTGACGGCGGCACGCTATTCCTGGATGAAATTGGCGATATGCCGCTTGATGTCCAGACTCGTCTGCTGCGCGTGCTGGCGGATGGCCAGTTTTATCGCGTGGGCGGTTACGCGCCGGTGAAGGTCGATGTGCGGATCATCGCCGCCACCCACCAGAACCTGGAACAGCGCGTGCAGGAGGGGAAATTCCGTGAAGATTTGTTCCACCGCCTGAACGTGATCCGGGTACATTTACCGCCGCTGCGCGAGCGCCGGGAAGATATTCCACGCCTGGCCCGCCATTTTCTGCAGATAGCCGCCCGCGAGCTCGGTGTTGAAGCCAAACAGCTGCATCCGGAAACGGAGACAGCGCTGACACGCCTGGCGTGGCCTGGCAACGTCCGTCAGCTGGAAAACACCTGTCGCTGGCTCACCGTCATGGCCGCCGGCCAGGAGGTACTGACGCAGGATCTGCCGAGCGAACTGTTTGAGACCACGGTTCCGGACAGCCCGACGCAGATGCAGCCCGACAGCTGGGCGACGCTGCTGGGTCAGTGGGCCGATCGGGCGTTGCGATCCGGTCATCAAAACCTGCTCTCAGAAGCGCAACCCGAAATGGAGCGCACGCTGCTGACGACCGCCCTGCGCCATACCCAGGGGCACAAGCAGGAGGCTGCGCGTCTGCTGGGATGGGGTCGTAATACCCTGACGCGTAAGCTAAAAGAGCTGGGAATGGAGTAG
- a CDS encoding YshB family small membrane protein encodes MFESLVSMISSGAAASHTPQTAVAAVLCAALVGLFS; translated from the coding sequence ATGTTTGAATCACTGGTGAGTATGATATCGAGCGGCGCCGCAGCCAGTCACACGCCACAAACGGCAGTCGCTGCCGTGCTGTGCGCTGCGCTGGTCGGGCTGTTCAGCTAA
- the hemN gene encoding oxygen-independent coproporphyrinogen III oxidase gives MSEQIIDWDLALIQKYNYSGPRYTSYPTALEFSPQFGAAEFDAAVARYPQRPLSLYVHIPFCHKLCYFCGCNKIVTRQQHKADQYLDVLEQEIIHRAPLFASRQVKQLHWGGGTPTYLNKAQISRLMDLLRSHFHFSAEAEISIEVDPREIELDVLDHLRTEGFNRLSMGVQDFNKEVQRLVNREQDEAFIFDLLHHAREIGFTSTNIDLIYGLPKQTPESFAFTLQKVAELNPDRLSVFNYAHLPTLFAAQRKIKDADLPTAEQKLEILQETIGSLTAAGYQFIGMDHFARPDDELAVAQRHGILHRNFQGYTTQGDTDLLGMGVSAISMIGDSYAQNQKELKLYYQQVAEQGDALWRGIALTRDDCLRRDVIKALICNFRLDIEAVEAQWDVDFQSYFAEDLKLLAPLAHDGLVAVDDKAIQVTAKGRLLIRNICMCFDAYLRQKARMQQFSRVI, from the coding sequence ATGTCTGAGCAGATAATCGACTGGGATCTGGCCCTGATCCAGAAATATAACTATTCCGGGCCGCGCTATACCTCGTATCCCACCGCGCTGGAGTTTTCACCGCAATTTGGCGCGGCGGAATTCGATGCCGCTGTGGCCCGTTACCCACAGCGTCCCCTGTCGCTGTACGTGCATATCCCGTTTTGCCATAAGCTGTGTTATTTCTGCGGCTGCAATAAGATAGTTACCCGTCAGCAGCATAAGGCCGATCAATATCTCGATGTCCTTGAACAGGAGATCATCCACCGCGCGCCGCTGTTTGCCAGTCGCCAGGTTAAGCAACTGCACTGGGGTGGCGGTACGCCAACCTATCTCAATAAGGCGCAAATCAGTCGCCTGATGGATCTGTTGCGCAGCCACTTCCATTTCAGCGCGGAAGCCGAGATCTCCATTGAGGTCGATCCACGTGAGATCGAGCTGGATGTCCTCGATCATTTACGCACCGAGGGGTTCAACCGCCTGAGTATGGGCGTGCAGGACTTCAATAAAGAGGTTCAGCGCCTGGTTAACCGTGAGCAGGACGAAGCGTTCATCTTTGATTTGCTCCACCATGCGCGGGAGATTGGTTTTACCTCGACCAATATCGACCTCATCTACGGCCTGCCGAAGCAAACGCCGGAGAGCTTCGCCTTTACCCTGCAAAAGGTCGCCGAGCTCAATCCTGACCGCCTGAGCGTGTTTAACTATGCGCATCTGCCCACGCTCTTTGCCGCACAGCGCAAAATTAAAGATGCCGATCTGCCCACCGCTGAACAGAAGCTGGAGATCCTCCAGGAGACCATCGGCTCGCTGACGGCGGCAGGCTATCAGTTTATCGGCATGGACCACTTTGCTCGCCCAGACGATGAATTAGCGGTCGCGCAACGTCATGGCATACTGCACCGCAATTTCCAGGGTTACACCACCCAGGGGGATACCGATCTGCTGGGGATGGGCGTGTCCGCGATCAGCATGATTGGTGACAGCTACGCCCAGAACCAAAAAGAGCTGAAGCTGTACTACCAGCAGGTGGCAGAGCAAGGGGACGCTCTATGGCGCGGGATCGCGTTAACCCGCGATGACTGTTTACGTCGCGACGTGATTAAGGCGTTGATCTGTAATTTCCGTCTGGATATTGAGGCTGTAGAGGCGCAGTGGGATGTGGATTTTCAGTCTTATTTTGCCGAAGACCTGAAGCTGCTGGCGCCGCTGGCGCATGACGGGCTGGTGGCTGTGGATGATAAGGCCATTCAGGTGACGGCGAAAGGCCGACTGCTGATCCGCAATATCTGCATGTGCTTTGATGCCTATCTACGGCAAAAAGCTCGGATGCAACAGTTCTCCCGGGTCATTTAA
- the yihI gene encoding Der GTPase-activating protein YihI, producing MKKPTSATRGKSGRKSREELNQEARDRKRQKKHRGHAAGSRANGGDAASAGKKQSQTQDPRVGSKKPIPLGVSESSTPAPKQHKPKSEKPMLSPQAELELLENDERLDALLERLEEGGTLNAEEQSWVDAKLDRIDELMQQLGLSYDDEDEEEEERQEDMMRLLKGGN from the coding sequence ATGAAAAAACCGACATCCGCCACCCGTGGCAAATCCGGCCGCAAGTCGCGTGAAGAGTTAAATCAGGAAGCTCGCGATCGCAAACGGCAGAAGAAACATCGTGGCCACGCGGCAGGCAGTCGCGCGAACGGCGGCGATGCGGCTTCAGCGGGCAAAAAACAGAGCCAGACGCAAGACCCGCGCGTCGGCAGTAAAAAACCGATCCCGCTGGGCGTGAGCGAAAGCAGCACCCCAGCCCCCAAGCAGCATAAACCAAAGAGCGAGAAACCTATGCTTTCACCGCAGGCTGAGCTGGAGTTGCTGGAGAATGATGAGCGCCTGGACGCGCTGCTGGAACGTCTGGAAGAGGGGGGCACCCTGAATGCTGAAGAGCAGAGCTGGGTGGACGCCAAACTGGATCGCATTGATGAGCTGATGCAGCAGCTCGGCCTCTCTTACGATGACGAAGATGAAGAAGAGGAAGAGCGTCAGGAAGATATGATGCGTCTGCTGAAGGGTGGAAACTAA
- the yihA gene encoding ribosome biogenesis GTP-binding protein YihA/YsxC gives MTNWNYQLTHFVTSAPDIRHLPADTGIEVAFAGRSNAGKSSALNTLTNQKSLARTSKTPGRTQLINLFEVAEGKRLVDLPGYGYAQVPEEMKIKWQRALGEYLEKRLCLKGLVVLMDIRHPLKDLDQQMIEWAVESDIQVLVLLTKADKLASGARKAQVNMVREAVLAFNGDIQVEPFSSLKKSGVDKLRQKLDSWFKEIPPQEAVEDAE, from the coding sequence TTGACCAACTGGAATTATCAACTGACGCACTTTGTCACTAGCGCGCCAGATATCCGCCATCTTCCTGCCGATACCGGCATTGAAGTGGCGTTCGCCGGCCGCTCCAACGCGGGAAAATCCAGCGCGCTAAATACGCTGACCAACCAGAAGAGCCTGGCGCGTACCTCCAAGACTCCTGGACGTACGCAGCTGATTAACCTGTTCGAAGTCGCCGAGGGCAAACGCCTGGTTGACCTGCCCGGCTATGGTTATGCGCAAGTACCTGAAGAGATGAAGATCAAGTGGCAGCGCGCGCTGGGAGAGTACCTGGAAAAACGTCTGTGCCTGAAGGGCCTGGTGGTGCTAATGGATATTCGCCACCCGCTTAAAGATCTCGATCAGCAAATGATCGAGTGGGCGGTAGAAAGCGATATTCAGGTGCTGGTGCTGTTGACCAAAGCCGATAAGCTCGCCAGCGGCGCGCGTAAAGCGCAAGTGAATATGGTGCGTGAAGCGGTACTGGCCTTCAATGGCGATATTCAGGTTGAACCTTTCTCTTCGCTGAAAAAATCTGGCGTGGATAAGCTGCGACAGAAGCTGGATAGCTGGTTTAAAGAAATCCCGCCGCAAGAAGCCGTTGAAGACGCCGAGTAA